The Macrobrachium nipponense isolate FS-2020 chromosome 19, ASM1510439v2, whole genome shotgun sequence genome contains a region encoding:
- the LOC135216416 gene encoding zinc finger CCCH-type antiviral protein 1-like gives MPSSHRSFGFPSNSSSTTHCGHGDERENLSSSLTKVEISHNDSSNSLSSLATGYISDDDTLDKSRNSSSKSQSSCQRRPTPLQSVIFFRRDLDLDLDGSNEEGDDSDFWDQTNRRRHHYTSSLEDAEENDENETKEEKESDAHPNAQSTEKAEENYEPSSIYSYVSESINREWVTAKALAEKLAHYPHSKASLSSLSESHGFHIKSVMALVACNSRIFMLNDDTVYLRPQISMCFSHLSLDGCQNESVCEGLHICPLYLEGKCKDEECSLGHSGDTRHNLRILNEFCLQSVPPHLLQKVIEEAVTYPRPKLLEVCDEYNQGLCVMKECKKLHICKHYIAGLAHCPRLFCSLNHSFRELSVERILENHGLKMKESPKDIVKTLHKVNPHLAEQLPFETVEEESHMPITIWSTYAYGDVDVPEICYRSIERICEYERSGCKRLHCERPFHWQVRETDGCWLNLTPSQVYWLELAYCDPEQDSVMLPQLEQTYLEHSVGGLALLLNQTKWKANFETKNGIFTLTSDHDVLELRRLCCEDVGLNVPGSEFIWYYRNRRGKFVEYGMRDSAGEGYDDLSEISSQCLENVYQNHMDESSKMHFATSKYTYHLDVNTMTQLNEIDQTRCQVQRRPKPHIMEKQIQTLQRRPSFYV, from the exons cCACCGGTTACATTAGCGACGATGACACCCTTGACAAGAGCCGTAATTCATCGAGTAAA agTCAAAGCAGCTGTCAGCGGAGACCTACTCCTCTACAAAGTGTGATCTTTTTCCGTCGTGACCTTGACCTTGACCTTGACGGCAGTAATGAAGAGGGTGATGATTCTGATTTCTGGGACCAAACAAACAGACGACGCCACCATTATACCTCTTCTTTGGAGGATGCTGAAGAAAATGacgaaaatgaaacaaaagaggaaaaagagagtGACGCTCATCCAAACGCTCAATCCACAGAAAAGGCGGAAGAAAACTATGAGCCCTCTAGCATTTATTCTTATGTTAGTGAAAGCATAAACCGAGAGTGGGTTACTGCTAAAGCTTTGGCAGAGAAGTTGGCACATTATCCACATTCAAAGGCTTCTCTGTCAAGCCTCTCTGAAAGTCATGGATTCCACATAAAATCGGTCATGGCTTTGGTTGCCTGCAACAGTCGCATCTTCATGCTGAATGATGACACAGTCTATCTCAGACCGCAGATATCCATGTGCTTCAGTCATCTGAGTCTTGATGGATGCCAAAACGAGTCTGTTTGTGAAGGATTGCATATATGCCCTCTGTACCTAGAGGGAAAATGTAAGGATGAAGAATGCTCACTCGGACACAGTGGAGATACCCGCCACAACTTGAGAATATTGAACGAGTTTTGCCTTCAGTCAGTACCACCACATCTTCTCCAGAAAGTTATTGAAGAAGCAGTCACCTATCCAAGGCCGAAATTACTCGAAGTATGTGATGAATATAATCAGGGCTTATGTGTGATGAAAGAATGCAAAAAGCTTCATATTTGCAAACATTACATAGCAGGCTTAGCCCACTGTCCGAGGTTATTTTGCTCCTTAAATCACAGCTTCAGAGAACTCTCTGTTGAAAGGATCCTAGAAAACCACGGTCTGAAGATGAAGGAAAGTCCAAAGGACATTGTCAAGACCCTTCATAAGGTTAATCCACACTTAGCAGAACAACTTCCTTTTgaaactgtagaggaagaaagtcATATGCCTATTACCATTTGGTCTACATATGCTTATGGTGACGTAGATGTACCTGAAATATGCTACAGATCAATTGAAAGAATTTGTGAGTATGAAAGAAGTGGGTGCAAGAGGCTCCACTGTGAACGACCTTTTCACTGGCAAGTTCGTGAGACTGATGGATGTTGGTTAAACCTGACACCATCCCAAGTTTATTGGCTGGAACTTGCATACTGTGATCCTGAGCAAGATTCTGTTATGTTACCTCAGCTGGAACAAACATACCTCGAGCACTCTGTTGGAGGCTTGGCGCTTTTACTAAATCAAACGAAGTGGAAAGCCAATTTTGAaactaaaaatggaattttcactCTCACATCCGACCATGATGTCCTCGAGTTACGTCGACTGTGTTGCGAAGATGTTGGGTTGAATGTCCCTGGAAGTGAGTTCATTTGGTATTACCGGAACAGGCGAGGCAAATTTGTTGAGTATGGAATGAGAGATTCGGCAGGAGAAGGCTATGATGACTTGTCAGAAATATCTTCTCAGTGTCTAGAGAATGTTTACCAAAACCATATGGATGAAAGCTCAAAAATGCACTTTGCCACTAGTAAATACACTTACCATCTAGATGTAAACACAATGACTCAACTCAATGAAATAGACCAAACTAGATGCCAAGTACAGAGAAGACCAAAGCCTCATATTATGGAGAAGCAAATTCAAACTTTACAAAGGAGACCTTCATTTTATGTTTAG